One Nicotiana sylvestris chromosome 12, ASM39365v2, whole genome shotgun sequence genomic window carries:
- the LOC104220370 gene encoding probable protein phosphatase 2C 38, with amino-acid sequence MVTLCWRPSVKGDGSGRGGDANGRFDGLMWYKDLGVHINGEFSMAVIQANNLMEDRSQLESGPLSSLKSGPHGTFIGVYDGHGGPETSRFINKTLFSNLKKFASEHQEISADAIRRAFLTTEEEYLSLVKRQWNEKPQIASVGSCCLAGIICSGLLYIANVGDSRAVLGRVDKATKSITAIQLSTEHNASIESVRDELRSLHPQDSRIVVLKHKVWRVKGLIQVSRSIGDAYLKKSEFNQAPLLARFRLPEPFPKPILSAEPSISVHRLSSKDQFVIFASDGLWDHLSNQEAVDIVHNHPRNGIARRLIEAALHVAAKKREMRYSDLKKIDRGVRRHFHDDITVVVVFVDPYSMNRSSSRGSILSIRGGTPSSPES; translated from the exons ATGGTTACGTTGTGCTGGAGACCTTCTGTAAAGGGTGATGGTAGCGGGCGAGGAGGAGATGCGAATGGGAGGTTTGATGGATTGATGTGGTATAAGGATCTTGGAGTTCATATAAATGGAGAATTTTCCATGGCAGTGATACAAGCCAATAATTTGATGGAGGATCGGAGTCAGCTCGAATCAGGGCCGTTAAGTTCTTTGAAATCAGGACCTCATGGAACATTTATAGGAGTTTACGATGGACATGGAGGACCAGAGACATCGCGGTTTATAAACAAAACTCTGTTCTCCAATCTCAAGA AATTTGCTTCCGAGCATCAAGAAATTTCTGCTGATGCCATAAGGAGAGCTTTCTTGACAACTGAAGAGGAATATCTGTCACTTGTAAAGCGACAGTGGAATGAGAAGCCACAGATTGCATCAGTAGGATCATGCTGTTTGGCGGGCATAATATGCAGTGGACTACTGTATATCGCGAATGTAGGAGATTCACGTGCAGTACTAGGTAGAGTAGATAAAGCTACAAAGAGTATAACAGCTATTCAACTGTCAACAGAACACAATGCTAGTATCGAGTCTGTGAGAGACGAGCTTCGCTCGTTGCATCCTCAGGATTCACGAATTGTGGTTCTCAAACACAAAGTTTGGCGTGTGAAAGGTCTCATACAG GTTTCAAGGTCAATTGGTGATGCCTATCTTAAGAAGTCAGAGTTTAACCAAGCACcattattggcaagatttaggtTGCCAGAACCTTTCCCGAAACCAATCCTCAGCGCGGAGCCATCAATATCCGTTCACAGACTCAGTTCCAAGGATCAATTCGTCATATTTGCTTCAGATGGTCTATGGGATCATCTTAGCAACCAGGAGGCTGTTGATATTGTCCACAATCATCCTAGAAAT GGAATTGCTAGAAGACTTATTGAAGCTGCTCTACATGTAGCAGCCAAGAAAAGAGAAATGCGATATTCAGACCTGAAGAAGATTGACCGAGGCGTAAGAAGGCATTTCCATGATGATATTACAGTTGTAGTTGTGTTTGTTGATCCATATTCAATGAATAGAAGTTCTTCTCGTGGTTCAATTCTTTCCATTAGAGGAGGTACTCCCTCCTCCCCAGAGTCCTAA
- the LOC104220371 gene encoding uncharacterized protein, with protein MISEGNADRKWSEKKMEKEDGLRTVECLRGRLLAERAASRKAKEDAELFGNKLIVLENKLREETRSRNKAEKKLNFFIKKLEALNISYVSDESEHSSLLDKSEISSVTSTTVSNTKLSEDEGQKSQFTGSIVSEFVESIGSRKCSSENLEYHSQELISQQCEKKELIEKRISQENSINLEQNATQMTIFIKDDHSHSKVEQDLGKSSELQISNSDVNSLKFSLKEQGKNGEDETRQQEENVDYSLALVPVDLPKDTIDPVVLDTTVREVLDALRHAKEKLQTQMERRSMIKVG; from the exons ATGATATCTGAAGGAAATGCAGATAGAAAATGGAG cgagaagaaaatggaaaaagaagatgGTTTGAGGACAGTGGAATGTCTAAGAGGAAGATTGCTTGCAGAGAGGGCAGcttcaagaaaagcaaaagaggaTGCTGAGCTTTTTGGAAACAag CTGATTGTGCTGGAGAATAAGTTGAGAGAAGAGACTAGATCAAGAAACAAAGCTGAGAAGAAGCTCAATTTTTTTATAAAGAAGCTCGAGGCATTGAATATATCTTATGTTTCAGATGAATCAGAGCACTCTAGCTTATTGGATAAAAGTGAAATTTCATCTGTAACATCCACAACTGTTAGCAACACCAAACTCTCTGAAGATGAAGGACAAAAATCCCAATTTACAGGCTCTATTGTCAGTGAGTTTGTAGAGTCAATTGGTAGTAGAAAATGTAGCTCTGAAAATCTTGAGTATCATTCTCAAGAGCTCATATCCCAACAATGTGAGAAAAAGGAGCTAATTGAGAAGAGAATTTCTCAAGAAAACTCAATCAATTTGGAGCAAAATGCCACACAAATGACTATTTTTATCAAAGATGATCACAGTCATTCTAAGGTTGAACAAGATCTTGGAAAATCAAGTGAGCTTCAAATCTCAAATTCAGATGTGAATAG cttaaaattttcactcaaagAGCAAGGGAAAAATGGAGAAGATGAAACACGTCAGCAAGAGGAGAATGTTGATTATTCTTTGGCATTAGTTCCTGTGGATTTGCCAAAGGATACCATTGATCCAGTTGTTCTTGATACTACTGTGAGAGAAGTTCTTGATGCATTAAGGCATGCTAAAGAGAAACTTCAGACTCAGATGGAGAGAAGAAGTATGATTAAAGTTGGCTAA